TTTTCAAGAAAATATTATTATTTTTTAAAAATTTATCGATTAATATTGATTTTAATTCAATTATATAATAATCCAAAGGGAAATTAGCCTTATCCTATCAATAGGTCATTTGCATGAAATTTTAAGTGATTATTATTCTCATTGTACAAAAAAGAGCATCGAATAATTTCCATGCTCTGCGTTTATATATTTATTTAACTTCTAATAACCCATACTTTTTCCTGAACCTCTGGAGAATCTTCATCCAGCCTGTTGCAAAAAGTAGCAAGAAAAACACATTTGAGATAGCATGGGCTAAATCAAAATATAAGCTTGCTCCATAATACGCCAAAAACTCCACTAGTTTTATATCATCGCCAAGACTAACAAAATACCATAGATTCATCATCCATCCGAATAATATCCCTGTTATAAATCCAAAGATTGCCCTTCCGATCGGTGACACTTGTATCCATGTCCCGCGTAAGAATCCAGCACATAACCCTATCATCCCCCAGGCATACATTTGCCAGGGAGTCCATGGTCCCTGACCCAAAAATAGGTTCGATACAAGGGCAGCAAGTGCACCAACAACAAACCCACTTTCTGCTCCGAAAACGAACCCTGTAACAATGATCACAAACGTTGTTGGCTGCACACTTGGAATAGAGGCAAACGGAACACGGCTAACCGCAGCAATGGCTGCAAGAATGGCTAAAATAACAAGCTCCCTTCCCATAACCTTTCTTCGTTCAAAACGAATCATAAAAGGAAGGAATGTACCGAGCATAAATAGCACACTAACAAGAAGAAATTGCTTCTCCGCAATGAGTGTTCCACAGAGTAGAATGAAGGTGATGATTAAGACAGAAATCAATAGTATTATTTTTGGACGTGCCAAGACAATCGAGCCTCCTCAACCGTTAAGACATCAGGAATATGACTGCCTCTTGTCATTCGATTTACGACCGTTGTATAAAATGCATTTCCTTGAAAAAAACGCTTAGAAGGGGCTTCTGTTGTAATAGCCCCTTGAAACATCATTGCACATCTTGTTGAATAACTTGCCGCAAATTCAATATCATGTGTAACCATTACAATCGTTAAACCTTGTTTTTGAAGTTCTTTTAACAGCTCTCCGAATTGCTGCTTAGAATCTGGATCAAGACCTTTCGTTGGTTCATCCACAAGAAGCAAAGAAGGCTGTGGCAACAGCACCCCAGCTAGGGCTGCCTTTTGCATTTCCCCGCCACTAACGTCATATGGATGCCGCTTTAAAAGATGCTCTAATTTAAAAAGATCGAGCAACTCTTGTATCCTTTCTTCTCCAGCATTCACATGATGATAGTGAATAATCTCTTTTAACTCATCTTCAATCGTATCTTGTAGAAAAAACAACTTAGGGTTTTGTGGGAGAAAGCCTATTTCATTAGAAAGTTGTTTTTTCACTTTTTTACCTTTGTAATAAATTGAACCTCTTTGTGTTCTAGCTAAGCCTGCCATCACCTTTAAGAGCGTAGATTTTCCAGTACCATTAGCCCCGACTATCGTTAGCCATTCCCCTTCATATACGTTTAGTGACAAGTCATTTAATATTTTGTTCGTACCCTTCGAATATTGGAAGTCAAGGTGCTTTACCTGTAAAAGTACATTTTGGTAGGTTATTTTCTCTGTGATTTTATTTGTAACCTTAACTTGCAAGTTATTTAACCATTTCTTCCCTTCCTTAACAGACAGGGGAATCAAACTAGAATGTTTTTCAGAGCTTTGATCTAAAAATAATCTTGCAGGACTTGGTAAGTAATTGTACATCGCATGATTCTTATCTAGTCCAAGCCTTTGAATAACTCTACGCGGGTGATCAAAGTAAAGTATTTCACCTTTATCCAACACCATTGCTCGGTCGGCAATCGCAAAGAGCTCTTC
This genomic stretch from Metabacillus sp. B2-18 harbors:
- a CDS encoding ECF transporter S component, yielding MARPKIILLISVLIITFILLCGTLIAEKQFLLVSVLFMLGTFLPFMIRFERRKVMGRELVILAILAAIAAVSRVPFASIPSVQPTTFVIIVTGFVFGAESGFVVGALAALVSNLFLGQGPWTPWQMYAWGMIGLCAGFLRGTWIQVSPIGRAIFGFITGILFGWMMNLWYFVSLGDDIKLVEFLAYYGASLYFDLAHAISNVFFLLLFATGWMKILQRFRKKYGLLEVK
- a CDS encoding ABC transporter ATP-binding protein, producing the protein MAFLEAKNISFTYPDEKQHVLKDVSFSVEQGEFIVLCGSSGSGKSTLLRLIKREIAPHGEKKGEFFLENNPLLTIEAEEVAKSIGMVFQDPENQIVMDKVLEELIFGLENMGASTEEMRKRVAEIVHFFGLEGLLDKKTYELSGGQKQLVNLAAVLLMEPKVLLLDEPTSQLDPVAAREFIGMLQTMNEEFGITIIIAEHRLEELFAIADRAMVLDKGEILYFDHPRRVIQRLGLDKNHAMYNYLPSPARLFLDQSSEKHSSLIPLSVKEGKKWLNNLQVKVTNKITEKITYQNVLLQVKHLDFQYSKGTNKILNDLSLNVYEGEWLTIVGANGTGKSTLLKVMAGLARTQRGSIYYKGKKVKKQLSNEIGFLPQNPKLFFLQDTIEDELKEIIHYHHVNAGEERIQELLDLFKLEHLLKRHPYDVSGGEMQKAALAGVLLPQPSLLLVDEPTKGLDPDSKQQFGELLKELQKQGLTIVMVTHDIEFAASYSTRCAMMFQGAITTEAPSKRFFQGNAFYTTVVNRMTRGSHIPDVLTVEEARLSWHVQK